From Carassius gibelio isolate Cgi1373 ecotype wild population from Czech Republic chromosome B21, carGib1.2-hapl.c, whole genome shotgun sequence, the proteins below share one genomic window:
- the LOC127985801 gene encoding E3 ubiquitin-protein ligase rififylin isoform X2 gives MDCKNSFCSRCSVQMDVRPRMCHTCQRLHCTFFERAELMRLKVKDLRDYLHLHETPTQMCREKEELVELVLAQQTPRGSGSAESRSQPAAPSHPLAESEALTEEEDDDDDEDDEEGEEEEEEDGDRGGEDEEGEEDDEDDEEESTDSEETLVLSRRASLSDLSRVEDIEGLSVRQLKEILARNLVNYQGCCEKWELMEKVTHLFNDQKDFHNLVSNTKTEAADPAEPSGQEENLCKICMDSPIDCVLLECGHMVTCSKCGQRMNECPICRQYVVRAVHVFRS, from the exons ATGGACTGCAAAAACAGCTTCTGCAGCCGCTGCTCGGTGCAGATGGATGTCCGGCCGCGGATGTGCCACACCTGTCAGCGGCTCCACTGCACCTTCTTTGAACGGGCAGAGTTGATGAGGCTGAAGGTGAAGGACCTCCGTGACTATCTCCACCTGCACGAAACCCCCACACAGATGTGCCGAGAGAAGGAGGAGCTGGTGGAGCTGGTGCTGGCTCAACAAACTCCCAGGGGCAGCGGCAGTGCCGAATCCCGGTCACAGCCGGCTGCACCCTCCCATCCTCTCGCCGAATCTGAAGCCCTCACGGAGGAGGAGGACGACGATGACGACGAAGACGACGAAGAgggtgaggaggaggaagaagaagacgGAGATAGAGGTGGAGAAGATGAAGAGGGCGAagaagatgatgaggatgatgaggaagaG TCCACAGACAGTGAGGAGACGCTGGTGCTCAGCAGAAGAGCCTCTCTGTCTGACCTGAGCAGGGTGGAGGACATCGAAGGCCTCAGCGTGCGGCAGCTGAAGGAGATTCTGGCACGTAACTTGGTGAACTACCAGGGCTGCTGTGAGAAATGGGAACTAATGGAGAAGGTCACCCACCTCTTTAATGATCAGAAAGACTTTCACAACCTCG TTTCAAATACAAAAACAGAAGCAG CTGATCCTGCTGAGCCCAGCGGCCAGGAGGAGAACCTGTGCAAGATCTGCATGGACTCTCCCATTGACTGCGTCCTGCTGGAGTGCGGCCACATGGTCACCTGCAGCAAATGTGGGCAACGCATGAACGAGTGTCCCATCTGCCGACAGTATGTAGTTCGAGCCGTGCACGTCTTCAGATCGTGA
- the LOC127985801 gene encoding E3 ubiquitin-protein ligase rififylin isoform X1 → MDCKNSFCSRCSVQMDVRPRMCHTCQRLHCTFFERAELMRLKVKDLRDYLHLHETPTQMCREKEELVELVLAQQTPRGSGSAESRSQPAAPSHPLAESEALTEEEDDDDDEDDEEGEEEEEEDGDRGGEDEEGEEDDEDDEEESTDSEETLVLSRRASLSDLSRVEDIEGLSVRQLKEILARNLVNYQGCCEKWELMEKVTHLFNDQKDFHNLVSNTKTEAADPADPAEPSGQEENLCKICMDSPIDCVLLECGHMVTCSKCGQRMNECPICRQYVVRAVHVFRS, encoded by the exons ATGGACTGCAAAAACAGCTTCTGCAGCCGCTGCTCGGTGCAGATGGATGTCCGGCCGCGGATGTGCCACACCTGTCAGCGGCTCCACTGCACCTTCTTTGAACGGGCAGAGTTGATGAGGCTGAAGGTGAAGGACCTCCGTGACTATCTCCACCTGCACGAAACCCCCACACAGATGTGCCGAGAGAAGGAGGAGCTGGTGGAGCTGGTGCTGGCTCAACAAACTCCCAGGGGCAGCGGCAGTGCCGAATCCCGGTCACAGCCGGCTGCACCCTCCCATCCTCTCGCCGAATCTGAAGCCCTCACGGAGGAGGAGGACGACGATGACGACGAAGACGACGAAGAgggtgaggaggaggaagaagaagacgGAGATAGAGGTGGAGAAGATGAAGAGGGCGAagaagatgatgaggatgatgaggaagaG TCCACAGACAGTGAGGAGACGCTGGTGCTCAGCAGAAGAGCCTCTCTGTCTGACCTGAGCAGGGTGGAGGACATCGAAGGCCTCAGCGTGCGGCAGCTGAAGGAGATTCTGGCACGTAACTTGGTGAACTACCAGGGCTGCTGTGAGAAATGGGAACTAATGGAGAAGGTCACCCACCTCTTTAATGATCAGAAAGACTTTCACAACCTCG TTTCAAATACAAAAACAGAAGCAG CTGATCCTGCTGATCCTGCTGAGCCCAGCGGCCAGGAGGAGAACCTGTGCAAGATCTGCATGGACTCTCCCATTGACTGCGTCCTGCTGGAGTGCGGCCACATGGTCACCTGCAGCAAATGTGGGCAACGCATGAACGAGTGTCCCATCTGCCGACAGTATGTAGTTCGAGCCGTGCACGTCTTCAGATCGTGA